In the genome of Crassaminicella thermophila, the window AGAAAAAGGAACAATTCATGCGCCTATAGGAAGACATCCTGTAGACAGACTGAAAATGGCAGTTGTTGAGAAAAATGGCAAAGATGCTATTACTCATTTTCGTGTACTAAAAAGATTTAATAATTATACACTTATTGAAGCTAGATTAGAAACAGGTAGAACGCATCAAATAAGGGTGCATATGGCATATATAAATCATCCATTAGTTGGAGATCCTGTATATGGACCTAAAAAACCAAAATTTAATTTAAAGGGACAAATGCTTCATGCTAAAACATTAGGATTTATTCATCCAAGTAAGGGCAATTTTATGGAATTTCAATCAGATTTACCTGATTATTTCCAAAAAATCATAAGAATACTAGAAAATAAGATTAATTAACAAGGTATATAAGTTAAAAAACAATGGGAACGAGGTGGATTTATGAAGTTTAAAACAAAAATTATGGATGAAAAAGCTATACAAAGAGCAACTACTAGAATTGCTCATGAAATTATCGAAAGAAATAAGGGAATCGAAGATGTTGTACTTGTAGGGATAAAAACAAGAGGAATACCATTTGCAAAAAGAATTGCTGATAGGATTGAATCTATTGAAAATAAAAAAATTCATGTTGGTGTTTTAGATATAACTTTATATAGAGATGATTTGACAAAATTAGATGATAATCCAATATTGAATGATACAGATATTGGTTTTGATATTAGTGAAAAGATTGTAGTATTAGTAGATGATGTTTTATATACCGGAAGAACAGTAAGAGCAGCTATGGATGCAATTATGGATATTGGCAGACCAAAGTCTATACAACTTGCTGTTTTAATAGATAGAGGCCATAGGGAACTTCCTATTCGAGCAGATTATGTAGGTAAAAATGTACCTACATCTAAGGAAGAAATCATTTGTGTGCACTTTGATGAGATTGATGATACTAATGAAGTTACTATCAATAAATTAACTGAATAAAAACAAATCCAAGTCTAGTTTGACTTGGATTTGTTTTTATCTAGTATTTCAGTAATATTTTTTCTAGGTGTAATATATACGGTTTTATAATTTTCATATATAACCATTCCTGGTTTTGCACCACTAGGTTTTTTTACGTTTTTTACTTGAGTATAATCAACAGGAACATTGCTTGACATTTTTCCTTTGCTGTGAAAAGCAGCAATTTCAGCAGCTTCTAGTATTGTACGTTCTGGAATTTCTCTATTATTACATATAACAATAACATGAGAACCAGGAATATCTTTTGTGTGAAACCAAAAATCTTTCTTAGAAGCAGTTTTTAAAGTTAATTGATCATTTTGTTTATTATTTTTTCCTACAAGTATTTGAAAACCGTCTGATGAAATGAAAGACAATGGTTTATTTATAGTATTTTTTTTATTAGAAACTAAGTTTTTCTTCTTTTTAATATAACCTTCTTCTATTAACTCATTTCTGATTTCTTCAAGGTCAGTTAGATTAGAAGCATTTTCAATATCATGTAATAGATTTTCAAAATATTTAATTTCATAATCTGTTTCTTGTAATTGGTATTGTTTTTCTTTTATTGCATTTTTTGATTTTGTATATTTTTTGAAATAATTTTGTGCATTCTGAGCAGGAGTTAATTTTGTATCTAATGGAATTTTAACTGTATTTCCATTAGCATCATAAAAATTTACAACTTCTATTTCTGTATCTCCTTTTTTTATAAGGTGTAAATATGCTGTTAATAATTCGCCAAAGATTTTATATTTCTGAGATTTTGTAGCAGTAATTAATTCTTCTTGAAGTTTTTGTTTTTTGCTATATAATTTGGTAATTGTATTTGTAACTAATTTTCTCAAGTCGGTAGATTTTTGTTTTAATCGATTAAATAAATCTTTTTTTATA includes:
- the pyrR gene encoding bifunctional pyr operon transcriptional regulator/uracil phosphoribosyltransferase PyrR, whose protein sequence is MKFKTKIMDEKAIQRATTRIAHEIIERNKGIEDVVLVGIKTRGIPFAKRIADRIESIENKKIHVGVLDITLYRDDLTKLDDNPILNDTDIGFDISEKIVVLVDDVLYTGRTVRAAMDAIMDIGRPKSIQLAVLIDRGHRELPIRADYVGKNVPTSKEEIICVHFDEIDDTNEVTINKLTE
- a CDS encoding Rqc2 family fibronectin-binding protein — translated: MPFDGMVISAVVTELKEKIINGKIDKIYQTEMDEINILIRCFKEKYKLLISASSNHPRIHLTKGDKENPQVPPMFCMLLRKHLQGGKIVDIRQKEFERIIMIDVESYDELGCISIKQLVIEIMGKHSNIILLDKSKKIKILDSIKRISADINRYREILPGKPYIAPPTHGKENPLNLNVNSLILLFEKATLGTPVYKAIYTSIQGISPLAAKEICFRANICDDEPISNLSYNHYKILWTELKNFIGSTFTPNIIISKDDKHIVDFYSVILKSYEAIYDFTIFNSISNVLEEYYIKKDLFNRLKQKSTDLRKLVTNTITKLYSKKQKLQEELITATKSQKYKIFGELLTAYLHLIKKGDTEIEVVNFYDANGNTVKIPLDTKLTPAQNAQNYFKKYTKSKNAIKEKQYQLQETDYEIKYFENLLHDIENASNLTDLEEIRNELIEEGYIKKKKNLVSNKKNTINKPLSFISSDGFQILVGKNNKQNDQLTLKTASKKDFWFHTKDIPGSHVIVICNNREIPERTILEAAEIAAFHSKGKMSSNVPVDYTQVKNVKKPSGAKPGMVIYENYKTVYITPRKNITEILDKNKSKSN